From Woronichinia naegeliana WA131, the proteins below share one genomic window:
- a CDS encoding ISKra4 family transposase (programmed frameshift), producing MLSENEKRIQELCQELGECLYQQSQVKTFNNLGEIEETVRDLMIQYVNPEIGNFFVKTSTEETTGRIRTVKSILGELPITEKQAKKLELKPRTQMSPMLEKNCLLLSGDESYEKAAKKIQSLTGIAVSHSTQQRLVHRYHFEELPSNTEVEEISIDGGKVRLRTPKGEPLIWRDYKGVSFHQLGVAAFFQDNSALLDLVNSQILAKPLICLGDGHDGIWNLFREIGQKHERIEILDWYHLIENLYKVGGSFQRIEEVKSFLWTGEVDAAISCFEGWSEPQAENFIIYLNKHKHRIVNYGYLQAEGISIGSGSVESQVKQIGHRLKITGASWNSDNVPQVLRHRCSYLNDYLF from the exons GTGTTATCAGAAAATGAAAAAAGGATTCAAGAGTTATGTCAAGAGTTGGGAGAATGTCTCTATCAACAATCTCAAGTTAAAACATTTAATAATTTGGGCGAAATAGAGGAGACTGTCAGAGACTTAATGATTCAGTATGTCAACCCAGAAATAGGTA ATTTTTTTGTCAAAACAAGTACCGAGGAAACCACAGGTCGGATACGAACAGTAAAAAGTATTTTGGGGGAATTGCCCATTACAGAAAAACAAGCGAAGAAATTAGAACTAAAGCCTCGAACTCAGATGAGTCCAATGTTAGAGAAGAACTGTTTGCTACTGAGTGGCGATGAGTCTTATGAAAAAGCAGCTAAGAAAATCCAATCATTGACGGGAATTGCTGTTTCTCACAGTACGCAACAACGCCTTGTACATCGCTATCATTTTGAAGAATTACCCTCTAACACAGAAGTCGAAGAAATTAGCATAGATGGTGGGAAGGTACGACTCAGAACTCCCAAGGGAGAACCCTTAATTTGGCGTGATTATAAAGGAGTCAGTTTTCATCAATTGGGGGTAGCTGCCTTTTTTCAAGATAACTCGGCTTTATTAGATTTGGTTAATTCTCAAATTTTGGCTAAGCCTTTAATTTGTTTGGGAGATGGACATGATGGTATCTGGAACTTATTTCGTGAGATAGGACAGAAACATGAGCGAATTGAAATTTTGGACTGGTATCACTTAATTGAAAACCTCTATAAAGTTGGGGGGTCATTCCAGCGAATTGAGGAGGTCAAGTCTTTTCTTTGGACGGGTGAAGTGGATGCCGCTATCTCCTGTTTTGAGGGATGGTCAGAGCCTCAAGCTGAGAATTTTATCATTTATTTAAACAAGCATAAACATCGGATTGTCAATTATGGTTATTTGCAGGCAGAGGGCATTTCTATTGGCTCTGGCTCTGTCGAATCTCAAGTTAAACAAATTGGTCATCGTCTTAAAATTACTGGTGCGAGTTGGAATTCTGACAATGTACCACAAGTCCTTCGTCATCGCTGTTCCTATTTAAATGATTACCTTTTTTGA